The following proteins come from a genomic window of Aquimarina sp. MAR_2010_214:
- a CDS encoding 2TM domain-containing protein: MKDFNKEKRYERAKERVEELKKFYNNLFSYVIIIGFLAGLNYYQNEWHYAWFLWAAFGWGIGLAFHAVKAYRINPMFDKDWEDRKIREYMDEEQGQEQQRWE; encoded by the coding sequence ATGAAAGATTTTAATAAAGAAAAAAGATATGAACGGGCAAAAGAACGTGTAGAAGAATTAAAAAAATTCTATAATAATTTATTCTCTTATGTTATCATTATTGGATTTCTAGCCGGATTAAATTATTATCAAAATGAATGGCATTATGCTTGGTTTTTATGGGCTGCATTTGGTTGGGGAATCGGTTTAGCTTTTCATGCAGTCAAAGCTTATAGGATAAACCCAATGTTTGATAAAGACTGGGAAGATCGTAAGATTAGAGAATATATGGACGAGGAACAAGGCCAGGAACAACAACGTTGGGAATAA
- a CDS encoding carboxypeptidase-like regulatory domain-containing protein, with translation MLLGNFLSAQSTVSGTVTDSISNPIASANVFLKQKGTQAIIAFAYTDQKGKYVLQSDAIGEFTLSFSGLGYATKDIDVVLEDGTTVQKDMMLYTTSYELDEVVIQSERAITEKKDTIVFNASSFKQGEETVVEDLLKKLPGVDVSETGTIKVDGREVEKVMIEGDDFFKKGYKLLTKNLDVNAVDRVEVLRRYSNNKLLKGIEESEKVALNLKLDEDFRRAWFSTISPGYGVVSENRYDFDAIISSFGKKNKYFLLGSLNNIGEDVTDDVRGLIDAQNYTDEPGSIGEDQRAYGLISLNTNVPGLKKSRTNFNNAELVSLNSIFKLSSKIDLKVLGLFNADDNRFFKDGFDTFFSNTTEFTNTEKYTLSKATLVGFGRVELNYDISTTKMLEYEGKYHRSRIETDSQLLFNEIENSENLDDENILHDHMAKYSNRFKNNKVLLLTGRYINEKKPQKYRTDQFLFEELFSSIQEVNNIEQFSKNEFNYTGIKAHLLDRKKNKDLLDFGVGYEFREDQLFSEFFLKENESILLNPQEYENTSKYRTHDLYMSAGYRKKLNDVSVALHLDGHQLFNALDETNKKLKESPFLINSKLEFNWEVNKSNKIFAFAENRNSNARISDVYTNHVLTGYRSFSRGTGEFNQLNSTRVFAGYNLGNFGDRFIANIALSYIKDNDFLSTNAVITQNFIQTTKLIISDREFYSANAGLDRYIRFIRNNIKIKFEYSKAEFKNIVNSTSLRSIINQNYKYGFEIRSGFRGVFNYHFGTTWDTTEIETTITTNTATQNTSFLDLSFVLNSRLNLQLQSERYYFNNLKSDDGTYYFLDFEINYTPKNKSLNFSLIGNNLLDTKVFRNYSISDTNISSTEYKLLPRYVLIKASYRF, from the coding sequence ATGCTATTAGGCAATTTTTTATCTGCCCAGTCTACGGTTTCGGGTACAGTAACAGATTCTATATCAAATCCAATAGCATCGGCCAATGTATTTTTAAAACAAAAAGGCACACAGGCTATTATTGCCTTTGCTTATACCGATCAAAAGGGTAAGTATGTACTGCAATCAGATGCCATAGGAGAATTCACCTTAAGTTTTTCTGGCTTGGGATATGCTACAAAAGATATTGATGTTGTACTGGAGGATGGTACAACGGTTCAAAAAGATATGATGCTATATACAACTTCATATGAATTAGATGAAGTCGTAATACAGTCAGAAAGAGCTATTACCGAGAAAAAAGATACCATTGTTTTTAATGCTTCCTCGTTTAAACAAGGAGAAGAAACTGTTGTAGAGGATTTACTTAAAAAACTACCGGGAGTAGATGTCTCAGAAACCGGTACGATAAAAGTAGATGGTAGAGAGGTAGAAAAAGTAATGATTGAGGGGGATGACTTCTTTAAAAAAGGATATAAATTATTGACCAAAAATCTAGATGTGAATGCCGTAGATAGGGTTGAAGTATTAAGACGGTATTCGAATAATAAATTGCTTAAAGGTATTGAAGAAAGTGAAAAGGTTGCCTTAAACCTTAAATTGGATGAAGATTTTAGAAGGGCGTGGTTTAGTACAATTTCTCCAGGCTACGGCGTAGTCTCAGAAAATAGATACGATTTTGATGCTATTATTTCTAGTTTTGGTAAGAAAAACAAATATTTTCTATTAGGGAGTCTTAATAATATTGGAGAAGATGTAACTGATGATGTACGAGGACTTATCGATGCACAAAACTATACTGATGAACCCGGTAGTATAGGAGAAGATCAAAGAGCATATGGATTAATATCCTTGAACACCAATGTACCGGGATTAAAAAAGTCCAGAACCAACTTTAATAATGCAGAACTAGTTTCTTTAAACTCTATTTTTAAACTTTCTTCTAAGATTGACTTAAAAGTATTGGGATTATTTAACGCTGATGATAATCGTTTTTTTAAAGACGGATTTGATACTTTCTTTAGTAATACTACTGAATTTACAAACACAGAAAAATATACATTAAGTAAAGCAACACTTGTTGGATTTGGAAGAGTTGAATTGAATTATGATATCTCTACTACCAAGATGTTAGAATATGAAGGAAAATATCATAGGTCACGAATTGAAACAGATTCACAGCTGTTGTTTAACGAAATAGAAAATAGCGAGAATTTAGACGATGAGAATATATTACATGATCATATGGCCAAATACAGCAATAGGTTTAAAAACAATAAGGTATTATTACTAACAGGAAGATATATTAATGAGAAAAAACCTCAAAAATATAGGACTGATCAATTTTTATTTGAAGAGTTGTTTTCATCGATTCAAGAAGTAAATAATATAGAGCAATTCAGTAAGAATGAGTTTAATTATACTGGGATCAAAGCTCATTTATTAGATAGAAAAAAAAATAAAGACTTGCTGGATTTTGGAGTAGGATATGAATTTAGAGAAGATCAATTATTTTCTGAATTCTTTCTAAAAGAAAATGAAAGCATACTACTTAATCCACAAGAATATGAGAATACCTCCAAATATCGAACTCATGATTTATATATGAGTGCAGGGTATAGAAAGAAGTTAAATGATGTAAGTGTAGCATTACATTTAGATGGGCATCAATTATTTAATGCTTTAGATGAAACCAATAAAAAACTAAAAGAGTCTCCTTTTTTGATAAATTCAAAATTAGAATTCAACTGGGAGGTTAATAAATCAAATAAAATTTTTGCGTTTGCAGAAAACAGAAATTCTAATGCTCGTATATCAGATGTGTATACCAATCATGTATTAACAGGCTACAGGAGTTTTTCAAGAGGAACAGGGGAATTTAATCAACTTAATTCTACAAGAGTATTTGCGGGATATAATCTGGGCAATTTCGGGGATAGATTCATTGCTAATATTGCATTATCATATATCAAAGACAACGACTTTCTAAGTACTAATGCTGTAATAACTCAAAACTTCATACAAACAACAAAATTAATTATTTCTGATAGAGAATTCTATAGTGCAAATGCTGGCTTAGATCGCTATATAAGATTTATAAGAAATAATATAAAAATTAAGTTTGAGTATTCAAAAGCAGAGTTTAAAAACATAGTAAATAGCACAAGTCTAAGATCGATAATAAATCAAAATTATAAATATGGTTTTGAAATAAGATCTGGTTTTAGAGGGGTTTTTAATTATCATTTTGGCACAACTTGGGATACAACAGAAATTGAGACAACAATCACAACAAATACAGCAACACAAAATACATCTTTCCTTGATCTTTCATTTGTGTTAAATTCTAGATTAAATCTGCAATTACAATCTGAACGTTATTATTTTAATAATTTGAAGAGTGATGATGGTACTTACTATTTTTTGGATTTTGAAATAAATTATACTCCTAAAAATAAAAGTTTAAACTTCTCTTTGATTGGTAATAACTTATTAGACACAAAAGTTTTTAGGAATTATTCGATAAGTGACACCAATATTTCAAGTACAGAATATAAATTATTGCCAAGATATGTATTGATTAAGGCTAGTTATAGGTTTTAG
- a CDS encoding TonB-dependent receptor, which translates to MIHKILSIWLSFCLCSIAFAQDSFQIKGSVINANTLKPIEGANIICENLFATSSLTGKFTIKNIIKGSYIFKISRIGYSPETLTILVGPGMKEVIVSLNATTTALEEVEVHHKTKKRKTKESPIVSHIVSKEFLDKNRENSLMQTLKKIPGVSTINIGSGQSKPVIRGLGFNRISVIQNGIKHEAQQWGSDHGLEIDQYGIKNIQVIKGPASLLYGSDAIAGVVDIQPSKIPSRNSFNGEVDLLAESNNDLLGVSAGIQARKEKWFYRGRLTFRDYGDYKVPTDEIRYENYIFELHNNYLRNTAGKEANVGFSIGYASDKIKSETFFSNVNAKNGFFANAHGLEVRTSSIDYDRSNRDIDLPFHKVNHFKITNNTSIVSGIHTFHFDLGYQNNLREEHSEPVPHGYMPKPSDSKERGFNKHTYSLNGRDVFKLNDKHTTIAGINIEFQENTINGWGFLIPEYSRFTAGAFIYDQFEIRPDLHFQAGLRYDYGFLDTKSYYDWYPSTINNSDGTTSFVNLQRAQNKTLDFGNISTSVGLSYIRKNTTYKINLGKSFRMPLTNELTSDGVNYHMYRYEKGNSDLDVEESYQLDIDIDHTTKKFGVRISPFINFFDNYIYLNPTPNYYETLQIYEYTQSKVFRVGGEISTNITLFKNLQLDASLEYVYSRQTSGPKKDFTLPFSPPLSSLFTASYQFKNLFFLKRPQLMANYRITAAQDEIVPPEERTDGYQVLHMFLLTELDIFKHGPPWKIRLKLNNVFNTKYYDHTSFYRLIDVPEAGRNISVSLTVPF; encoded by the coding sequence ATGATTCATAAAATACTGAGCATCTGGCTAAGTTTTTGCCTATGCTCAATAGCATTTGCTCAAGATTCTTTTCAAATAAAAGGATCTGTAATAAATGCTAATACCCTAAAACCTATTGAAGGTGCTAATATTATTTGTGAAAATTTATTTGCAACTTCATCTTTAACTGGCAAGTTTACCATAAAAAATATTATTAAAGGTTCTTACATCTTTAAAATATCTCGTATTGGCTATTCCCCTGAAACGTTGACTATTCTAGTTGGGCCAGGAATGAAGGAAGTAATAGTATCCTTGAATGCAACCACTACAGCACTTGAAGAAGTAGAGGTACATCATAAAACCAAAAAAAGAAAAACCAAGGAGTCCCCTATAGTCTCCCATATCGTTTCTAAAGAGTTTTTAGACAAAAACAGGGAAAATAGTTTAATGCAGACTCTAAAGAAAATTCCTGGAGTTAGTACCATCAATATTGGTTCGGGACAATCCAAGCCTGTCATTAGAGGACTCGGATTCAATAGAATCTCTGTGATCCAAAACGGAATAAAACATGAAGCTCAACAATGGGGCAGTGACCATGGCTTAGAGATAGATCAATACGGTATTAAAAACATACAGGTTATAAAAGGTCCTGCATCCTTGCTATACGGATCTGATGCCATCGCAGGAGTGGTGGACATACAGCCTTCTAAAATTCCATCACGGAATTCTTTCAATGGAGAGGTAGATCTATTAGCAGAAAGTAATAATGACCTATTGGGAGTTTCGGCAGGAATTCAGGCAAGAAAGGAAAAGTGGTTTTATCGAGGAAGATTAACATTTCGTGATTATGGAGATTACAAGGTGCCGACAGATGAAATAAGATATGAAAATTATATTTTCGAATTACATAACAATTATTTAAGGAATACAGCTGGAAAAGAAGCTAACGTAGGTTTTAGTATTGGATATGCTTCAGATAAGATAAAATCAGAAACTTTTTTCAGCAATGTCAATGCAAAGAATGGTTTTTTTGCCAATGCTCATGGATTGGAAGTCAGGACTTCAAGTATTGATTATGATCGTTCTAATAGGGACATAGACCTTCCTTTTCATAAAGTAAATCATTTTAAAATAACCAATAATACCTCGATAGTCAGCGGGATACATACCTTTCATTTTGATCTTGGCTATCAAAACAACCTAAGAGAAGAACATTCAGAACCCGTTCCCCATGGTTATATGCCCAAGCCATCAGATAGTAAAGAGCGAGGATTTAATAAGCATACCTACTCTCTAAATGGGAGAGATGTTTTCAAACTAAATGACAAGCATACCACTATAGCGGGCATAAACATAGAATTTCAGGAAAATACCATTAATGGCTGGGGGTTTTTAATTCCAGAGTATAGTCGATTTACCGCTGGAGCATTCATTTATGACCAATTTGAGATTCGTCCTGATTTACATTTTCAGGCTGGATTACGCTATGATTATGGTTTTTTGGATACTAAATCATATTACGATTGGTATCCTTCTACAATTAATAATAGTGATGGTACCACCTCCTTTGTAAATTTACAAAGAGCGCAAAACAAAACGCTAGACTTTGGAAATATCAGTACTTCAGTTGGTCTAAGTTATATCAGAAAAAACACTACCTATAAAATAAACCTTGGAAAGAGTTTTAGAATGCCTTTGACCAATGAATTAACTTCAGACGGGGTCAATTACCACATGTATCGATATGAAAAAGGGAATTCTGATTTGGATGTGGAAGAATCGTATCAATTGGATATAGATATTGACCATACTACAAAAAAGTTTGGCGTGAGGATAAGCCCTTTTATAAACTTTTTTGACAACTATATTTATTTGAATCCAACTCCGAATTACTATGAAACCTTACAAATTTACGAATACACCCAAAGCAAGGTCTTTAGGGTCGGGGGAGAAATAAGCACCAACATTACTTTATTTAAAAACCTACAATTAGATGCCTCTCTAGAGTATGTATATTCTAGACAAACAAGTGGTCCCAAAAAAGACTTTACGCTACCCTTTTCACCTCCTTTGTCCAGCTTATTTACTGCGAGCTATCAGTTTAAGAACCTTTTCTTTTTGAAAAGACCGCAGCTCATGGCAAATTATAGAATAACCGCTGCCCAAGATGAAATTGTCCCTCCGGAAGAACGGACGGATGGGTATCAGGTACTACATATGTTTTTACTAACGGAACTGGACATTTTCAAACATGGACCACCCTGGAAAATACGATTAAAGCTTAATAATGTGTTCAATACTAAATATTACGATCATACCAGTTTCTATCGATTAATAGATGTCCCTGAAGCAGGAAGGAACATATCGGTTTCATTAACAGTACCATTTTAA
- a CDS encoding 2TM domain-containing protein: protein MNDLKRIAIISLVVSAIVALVTLLVNGFNFDRILTVKWWTIAYMYCFILTYLNSLYFNILNNKFEWKNKGLQRVLIGAGGSIIITMIGYAICQFVVAVVILKTQTISEFIADQSFKDYLFPLLLTVIISLFFHTVYFYKALQETKVTEQKIIAGTVSAKFAALKNQLDPHFLFNSLNVLTSLIEENPKMAQKFTTSLSKVYRYVLEQKDKELVTVDEELKFARTYMTLIQLRFEDSIIFEIPEQASNPEARVVPLSLQILLENTVKHNVVMPENPLHIKIYEKDNFLIVENNLQPKEVIKQSSGVGLGNVQQRYALLTKRRFSVYKTEDAFIAELPILTKQIKSADMTISENIEHLKNIKYKRAKERVQKIKEFYGNLISYIIVIPFLAILNYKTTGFGIPWVIFPIVGWGIGVIFHYSDTYGYHPILGKDWEEEKIRKYMNESNERNHE from the coding sequence ATGAATGATTTAAAAAGAATAGCCATTATTTCCCTAGTAGTCTCTGCAATAGTTGCATTGGTAACTTTACTGGTAAATGGATTTAATTTTGACCGAATCCTTACTGTAAAATGGTGGACTATTGCCTATATGTATTGCTTCATTTTAACATATCTTAATTCTCTTTATTTCAATATTTTAAATAACAAATTCGAATGGAAAAACAAGGGGTTACAAAGGGTTCTTATTGGAGCCGGAGGTTCTATCATCATAACTATGATAGGGTATGCAATATGCCAATTTGTTGTTGCTGTAGTTATACTTAAAACCCAAACAATCTCAGAGTTTATTGCTGATCAGTCTTTTAAAGATTACCTGTTTCCTTTATTACTAACAGTTATCATTTCGCTATTTTTTCACACGGTATATTTCTATAAAGCACTACAGGAGACAAAAGTTACCGAGCAAAAGATTATAGCGGGAACTGTTTCAGCAAAATTTGCAGCATTAAAGAACCAGTTAGATCCACATTTTTTGTTTAACAGCCTTAATGTATTGACCTCTCTAATAGAAGAAAATCCAAAAATGGCACAAAAATTTACAACATCGCTATCAAAAGTATATCGATATGTTTTAGAGCAAAAAGATAAAGAATTGGTTACTGTGGATGAAGAATTAAAATTTGCTCGAACGTATATGACCTTAATACAATTACGCTTTGAAGACAGTATTATTTTTGAGATTCCTGAGCAAGCATCAAACCCTGAAGCAAGAGTAGTTCCATTATCATTACAAATTTTACTTGAAAATACGGTAAAGCACAATGTAGTGATGCCAGAAAACCCTCTGCATATCAAAATCTATGAAAAAGATAATTTTTTAATCGTTGAAAATAATCTTCAACCTAAAGAAGTCATAAAACAAAGCAGTGGCGTAGGCTTAGGAAATGTACAACAACGATACGCGCTATTAACGAAAAGAAGATTTTCGGTGTATAAAACGGAAGATGCATTTATTGCAGAGCTTCCAATATTAACAAAACAAATAAAATCAGCAGATATGACAATTTCAGAAAATATAGAACATCTTAAAAATATAAAATATAAAAGAGCGAAAGAACGTGTTCAAAAGATCAAAGAATTTTATGGTAATCTGATTTCGTATATAATTGTTATTCCTTTCCTGGCAATTTTAAACTATAAAACAACAGGCTTTGGTATTCCCTGGGTTATATTTCCAATTGTAGGTTGGGGAATTGGAGTCATCTTTCATTATTCTGACACTTATGGATACCATCCTATACTAGGTAAGGATTGGGAAGAGGAAAAAATCAGAAAATACATGAACGAATCAAATGAAAGAAATCATGAGTAA
- a CDS encoding 1-acyl-sn-glycerol-3-phosphate acyltransferase, whose product MGLFKRNPFGHILFLKKWLIRIMGGLTHSRYRGFNELQIEGSEIFKNLPDNNVLFVSNHQTYFADVVAMFHVFNASLSGRTDSIKNVGYLWQPKMNLYYVAAKETMRAGLLARILSYAGAITVERTWREKGKDVNRQVKMSDITNISRALDDGWVITFPQGTTKPFKPIRKGTAHIIRRYKPIVIPIVIDGFRRSFDKKGIRIKKRGILQSMVIKEPLDIDYDNDSIDDIVSKLEFAIEQHPSFLKVIPKEELEAEEELNKKRQWEY is encoded by the coding sequence ATGGGATTATTTAAAAGAAATCCATTTGGACATATATTATTTTTAAAAAAATGGCTTATCCGTATTATGGGTGGGTTAACGCATAGTCGTTATAGAGGTTTTAATGAATTACAAATTGAAGGAAGTGAAATTTTTAAGAATCTTCCTGATAATAACGTGTTATTTGTTTCTAATCATCAAACTTATTTTGCTGATGTAGTAGCAATGTTTCATGTCTTTAATGCAAGTTTAAGTGGTCGTACAGACTCTATTAAAAATGTAGGGTATCTGTGGCAACCAAAAATGAATTTATATTACGTTGCTGCAAAAGAGACCATGAGAGCTGGATTGCTAGCAAGAATTCTTTCATATGCAGGAGCTATAACTGTTGAACGTACCTGGAGAGAGAAAGGAAAAGATGTGAATCGCCAGGTAAAAATGAGTGATATCACTAATATTTCAAGAGCATTAGATGACGGGTGGGTGATTACATTTCCGCAGGGAACAACAAAACCTTTTAAGCCTATTCGTAAAGGAACCGCTCATATTATCCGAAGATATAAACCAATAGTAATTCCTATCGTAATAGATGGTTTTAGAAGATCCTTTGATAAAAAAGGTATTCGAATTAAAAAACGAGGAATACTGCAATCTATGGTTATAAAAGAACCGCTGGATATTGATTATGACAATGATTCTATTGATGATATTGTAAGTAAATTAGAGTTTGCAATAGAACAACATCCATCTTTTCTTAAAGTAATTCCGAAGGAAGAATTAGAAGCCGAAGAGGAGTTAAATAAGAAAAGACAGTGGGAATATTAG
- a CDS encoding LytTR family DNA-binding domain-containing protein: MNIIIIEDEKPAARRLNRMLGELNIKVHTMLHSVQESIEWFSTNEHPDLIFLDIQLSDGLSFEIFDAITIKSSIIFTTAYDEYALKAFKLNSIDYLLKPIDDEELEVAVQKYKEQLPQKQQLQVDFEDIKKLLINPMDRTYKKRFTTKVGQHLKIFSVEDIECFYSENKGTYLHTTDNRNYLIDTTLESLEDELNPQQFFRASRKFYININAIQDIISYTNSRLQVKLNHFNEQEIIVARERVKDFKMWLE, translated from the coding sequence ATGAACATTATAATTATTGAAGATGAAAAACCTGCTGCCAGACGTCTAAACAGAATGCTTGGTGAACTAAATATAAAAGTACATACCATGTTACATTCTGTGCAAGAATCTATAGAATGGTTTAGTACTAATGAACATCCGGATCTAATTTTCCTGGATATTCAATTAAGTGATGGTTTATCTTTTGAAATATTTGATGCAATCACTATAAAAAGCTCAATTATATTTACCACTGCTTATGACGAATATGCTCTTAAAGCTTTTAAGCTAAATAGTATCGATTATCTATTAAAACCAATAGACGATGAAGAGTTAGAAGTTGCGGTACAAAAATACAAGGAACAATTACCACAAAAACAACAGCTTCAGGTAGATTTTGAAGATATAAAAAAGCTATTAATAAACCCCATGGATCGCACCTACAAAAAGCGATTTACAACAAAGGTCGGGCAACATCTAAAAATATTTTCGGTAGAAGATATCGAATGTTTTTATTCTGAAAATAAAGGAACCTATCTGCATACAACAGATAACAGAAACTATCTGATCGATACAACTCTAGAATCTCTTGAAGACGAATTAAATCCACAGCAATTTTTTAGAGCAAGCAGAAAGTTCTACATCAACATAAATGCGATACAAGATATTATATCCTATACCAATTCAAGATTACAAGTAAAACTTAATCATTTTAACGAACAAGAAATTATTGTAGCAAGAGAGCGTGTAAAGGATTTTAAGATGTGGCTAGAATGA
- a CDS encoding 2TM domain-containing protein → MSNYNEEKAYEKAKKRLENEKGFYSHLAIYIAINIALLFFMSKVMAYAGADHQDSGFNNWKTWNTILTPLIWGIALLGHGLWVFRERSFLKNFFKKSMFSKDWEERKIKEFMDKDKF, encoded by the coding sequence ATGAGTAATTATAACGAAGAAAAAGCTTATGAAAAAGCAAAAAAGCGACTTGAAAATGAAAAAGGATTCTATTCTCATCTTGCTATATATATTGCAATCAATATTGCTTTACTATTTTTTATGTCCAAAGTAATGGCATATGCTGGTGCAGACCATCAAGATTCTGGTTTTAATAATTGGAAAACATGGAATACCATTTTAACTCCATTAATATGGGGTATTGCACTGCTAGGGCATGGGTTATGGGTATTTAGAGAAAGATCATTTTTAAAAAATTTCTTTAAAAAATCTATGTTCAGCAAAGACTGGGAAGAACGAAAAATCAAAGAATTTATGGACAAGGATAAGTTTTAA
- a CDS encoding peptidylprolyl isomerase, with amino-acid sequence MSFTKSILCFCVSIIIFSSCEDTHSKKNKQNVKTNTDSISVNNKKEKEDTTVIQEEKKSDSTTNKESEEEPFKLTNENLRDFMTNYGKENPETLVNIKTIHGDIHIKLYKNTPIHRANFIYLVKQKYFDETFFYRVAKGFVIQGGNSDRQQMANKRHEIGDYTIPQEPVKGLKHNRGAVALSKQWVDNPSNRSTPFEFFIVIAKNGAFHLDGEHTIFGKVVKGMDVADKISNVPTDGSEWPKENIFIKAEVIE; translated from the coding sequence ATGTCATTTACCAAATCAATTTTATGCTTTTGCGTATCTATTATCATATTCTCTAGTTGTGAAGATACACATTCTAAGAAAAATAAACAGAATGTAAAAACAAATACAGACTCAATTTCTGTAAATAACAAAAAGGAGAAAGAAGACACTACAGTAATACAAGAGGAAAAGAAGTCAGATAGTACAACAAATAAAGAATCTGAAGAAGAGCCATTTAAGCTTACTAATGAGAATCTAAGGGATTTTATGACTAATTACGGCAAAGAAAACCCAGAGACATTGGTTAATATAAAAACTATACATGGTGATATTCATATCAAACTATATAAAAACACACCTATACATAGAGCAAATTTCATTTATCTGGTAAAACAAAAATATTTTGATGAAACTTTTTTCTATCGTGTCGCTAAAGGTTTTGTAATTCAAGGAGGTAACAGTGATCGTCAGCAAATGGCAAACAAACGTCATGAAATTGGAGATTACACCATCCCACAAGAACCAGTAAAAGGTCTAAAGCATAATCGAGGTGCTGTTGCCTTATCAAAGCAATGGGTGGATAATCCTTCTAATCGCTCAACACCATTCGAATTCTTTATTGTAATTGCCAAAAATGGAGCTTTTCATCTGGATGGAGAACATACGATTTTTGGAAAAGTTGTAAAAGGAATGGATGTGGCTGATAAAATTTCTAATGTTCCCACAGATGGTAGCGAATGGCCAAAAGAAAATATTTTTATAAAAGCAGAAGTGATTGAGTAA
- a CDS encoding CoA pyrophosphatase — MSVPGESSHFIMAPEARMKALNYLKIEERNPRNAAVMMLFYPKDTVTHLVLILRPEYEGVHSGQIALPGGKVETYDLNYTEAALRETYEEVGVKTSMVTILKSLTKVYIPPSNFWVHPFLGFTERRPDFVRQKEEVAKVIEVPLTELLNEDNVVFKKLTTSYAKNIEVPSFELNGYVVWGATAMMLSELKMLLKTSIAL, encoded by the coding sequence ATGTCAGTACCGGGAGAATCTTCCCATTTTATTATGGCTCCAGAAGCTCGTATGAAGGCACTAAATTATCTTAAAATTGAAGAGAGAAACCCTCGAAATGCTGCAGTGATGATGCTTTTTTACCCAAAGGATACCGTAACTCATCTTGTACTGATTTTACGACCCGAATATGAGGGAGTGCATTCGGGACAGATAGCATTACCGGGAGGAAAAGTGGAGACCTATGATTTAAATTATACAGAGGCTGCATTACGTGAAACCTATGAAGAAGTGGGAGTAAAGACTAGTATGGTTACTATTCTTAAATCGCTTACCAAAGTATATATTCCTCCTTCTAATTTTTGGGTACATCCGTTTTTAGGATTTACTGAAAGGAGACCTGATTTTGTTCGCCAGAAAGAAGAAGTTGCAAAAGTTATTGAGGTTCCGCTAACAGAACTTCTTAATGAAGATAATGTGGTTTTTAAAAAATTAACTACTTCTTACGCAAAAAATATAGAGGTACCTTCCTTTGAACTAAACGGTTACGTTGTCTGGGGAGCGACTGCAATGATGTTAAGTGAGCTTAAAATGCTTTTAAAGACGTCAATAGCGTTATGA
- a CDS encoding DUF4625 domain-containing protein has product MRLITKSISILLCGLFIVSCSSDDSTGKDEEKPTININYGEGFPKACTQLVKGQTYIFKAKVTDNIALASYSLDIHNNFDHHTHDDQKPQCDLNPIKQAINPLIFLENYPIEDGLTIHEINISLTIPNDIDTGDYHCQYSVTDKTGWQSRTSVDIKVIE; this is encoded by the coding sequence ATGAGATTAATAACAAAATCTATTTCTATTTTGCTCTGTGGGCTATTTATAGTTTCTTGTTCGAGCGATGATAGTACTGGTAAAGATGAGGAAAAACCAACCATAAACATCAACTATGGTGAAGGATTCCCTAAAGCTTGCACACAACTTGTAAAAGGACAGACCTATATTTTTAAAGCCAAGGTCACAGACAATATAGCACTGGCTTCTTATAGTTTGGATATCCATAATAATTTTGACCATCATACTCACGATGACCAAAAACCACAATGCGATTTAAACCCTATAAAGCAGGCCATCAATCCGTTGATTTTTTTGGAAAACTATCCTATTGAAGATGGATTAACCATTCATGAAATTAATATTTCTTTAACTATTCCCAATGATATAGACACTGGGGATTACCATTGTCAATACTCCGTTACAGATAAAACAGGATGGCAATCCAGAACCTCTGTGGATATAAAAGTCATAGAATGA